From Pan paniscus chromosome 6, NHGRI_mPanPan1-v2.0_pri, whole genome shotgun sequence, one genomic window encodes:
- the LOC117981192 gene encoding HIG1 domain family member 1A, mitochondrial-like: protein MSTDTDVSFSSYNEDQAKEAQFTPIGMAGFVAIVAYGLYKLKSRGNTKMFHHLIHMRVEALGFVVGAMAVVGMDYSMYREF from the coding sequence ATGTCGACAGACacagatgtttccttttcttcgtACAATGAAGATCAGGCTAAAGAGGCACAATTCACCCCCATTGGAATGGCAGGTTTTGTAGCAATTGTTGCATATGGACTATACAAATTGAAGAGCAGGGGAAATACTAAAATGTTCCATCATCTGATCCACATGCGTGTGGAAGCCCTAGGCTTTGTTGTAGGAGCAATGGCTGTTGTTGGTATGGACTATTCCATGTATCGGGAATTCTAA